Proteins encoded in a region of the Methylosinus trichosporium OB3b genome:
- the hemH gene encoding ferrochelatase → MSDTPIGALLVNLGTPRGADYWSVRRYLREFLSDRRVVDLPPLLWRPLLEALVLTFRPLRSARAYRSVWNEERDEGPLKTITRAQAEKLAARFAGEGVIVDFAMRYAGPSIGERLRSLCAQGCERIVVLPAYPQYAASTNASVADEAFRTLMTMRAQPALRIAAPFYDDPAYIDALAASARAGLAALDFEPEVLVASFHGLPQAQIDRGDPYRRHCETTFDLLRAKLDVPPERMRLTFQSRFGRAQWTGPYTTSVVQELAASGVKRIALLTPGFVADCLETLEEIGIELRHGFLSAGGESFARLDCLNDSEDGVRALETILRRELAGW, encoded by the coding sequence ATGAGCGATACTCCGATCGGCGCGCTGCTGGTCAATCTCGGCACGCCGCGCGGCGCCGATTATTGGTCGGTGCGGCGCTATCTGCGCGAGTTTCTGTCGGATCGCCGCGTCGTCGATCTGCCGCCGCTGCTGTGGCGGCCGCTGCTGGAAGCGCTGGTGCTGACCTTTCGCCCGCTGCGCTCGGCGCGCGCCTATCGCTCCGTGTGGAACGAGGAGCGCGACGAAGGCCCGCTGAAGACGATCACGCGCGCGCAGGCGGAAAAACTGGCTGCACGCTTCGCCGGCGAGGGCGTCATCGTCGATTTCGCCATGCGCTACGCCGGGCCGTCGATCGGCGAGCGGCTGCGGTCCTTGTGCGCGCAGGGCTGCGAGCGCATCGTCGTGCTGCCGGCCTATCCGCAATATGCGGCCTCGACCAACGCCTCGGTCGCCGACGAAGCCTTTCGCACCCTGATGACGATGCGGGCGCAGCCGGCGCTGCGCATCGCCGCGCCCTTCTATGACGATCCCGCCTATATCGACGCGCTGGCGGCGTCGGCGCGCGCGGGACTGGCGGCGCTCGACTTCGAGCCCGAGGTTCTGGTCGCCTCGTTCCACGGGCTGCCGCAGGCGCAGATCGATCGCGGCGATCCCTATCGGCGCCATTGCGAGACGACATTCGATCTGTTGCGCGCCAAGCTCGACGTCCCGCCGGAGCGCATGCGCCTCACCTTTCAATCGCGCTTCGGCCGCGCGCAATGGACGGGGCCCTATACGACGAGCGTCGTCCAGGAGCTGGCGGCGAGCGGCGTGAAGCGCATCGCGCTGCTGACGCCGGGCTTCGTCGCCGATTGCCTCGAGACCTTGGAGGAGATCGGCATAGAGCTGCGCCATGGGTTTCTTTCGGCGGGCGGCGAGAGCTTCGCGCGGCTCGATTGTCTCAATGACAGCGAGGACGGGGTGCGCGCGCTGGAGACGATTTTGCGCCGCGAGCTGGCGGGCTGGTAG
- a CDS encoding uracil-DNA glycosylase, which translates to MDREYLSALLDWYVAIGVDIAVDDAPHDRFAESAAPPPAADPPPRREPAAAPGPARRGGAPMFPDEAARDAREAAESAGDLETLRARLAAFDGCAQLKAAAAHFLYAAGAPGAPLMVLDFAPGEEDERSGEAFVGAEARLLDKMLKAIGQKRESAYLAYATPWRPPGARELNAGEVTALQPFLRRHVELAAPKILLILGDYAARAALGATDVAKLRGQWFDYDAGASRPRALLASSLDNLLKTPALKRRAWRDLRALAAALG; encoded by the coding sequence ATGGACAGGGAGTACCTCTCAGCGCTGCTCGACTGGTATGTCGCGATCGGCGTCGACATCGCCGTCGACGACGCGCCGCACGACCGTTTCGCCGAGAGCGCCGCGCCGCCGCCCGCGGCCGATCCGCCGCCGCGCCGCGAGCCCGCGGCCGCGCCGGGGCCCGCGCGGCGCGGCGGCGCCCCCATGTTCCCGGACGAGGCGGCGCGCGACGCCCGCGAGGCCGCCGAGAGCGCCGGCGACCTCGAGACGCTGCGCGCGCGGCTCGCGGCCTTCGACGGCTGCGCGCAGCTGAAGGCCGCGGCGGCGCATTTCCTCTACGCCGCCGGCGCCCCCGGCGCGCCGCTGATGGTGCTCGACTTCGCCCCCGGCGAGGAGGACGAGCGCTCCGGCGAGGCTTTCGTCGGCGCGGAGGCGCGGCTCCTCGACAAGATGCTGAAGGCGATCGGGCAGAAGCGCGAGAGCGCCTATCTCGCTTATGCAACGCCCTGGCGCCCGCCCGGCGCGCGCGAGCTCAACGCCGGCGAGGTGACGGCGCTGCAGCCGTTCCTGCGCCGGCACGTGGAGCTCGCCGCCCCGAAAATCCTGCTGATCCTCGGCGATTACGCCGCTCGCGCCGCGCTCGGCGCGACCGATGTGGCGAAGCTGCGCGGGCAGTGGTTCGATTATGACGCGGGCGCCAGCCGCCCGCGCGCGCTGCTCGCCTCATCGCTCGACAATCTCTTGAAGACGCCGGCGCTGAAGCGCCGCGCCTGGCGCGATCTGCGCGCCCTCGCCGCGGCGCTCGGCTGA
- a CDS encoding ABC transporter ATP-binding protein — MASSTPALRVTGLSKSYGATVAVHPASFALRPGSVTGLLGGNGAGKSTTIGMIMGLIAPTAGSIEIFGRDFLQDRYAALGRMNFESPYVDMPHRLTVRQNLDVFARLYGVADPKAKIAELAASLALTEFLDRPSGRLSAGQKTRVALAKALINDPELLLLDEPTASLDPDTADWVRSRLEEHRRRRNCTILLASHNMAEVERLCDRVLMLKAGRLVDDAAPAQLLARYGRNNLEEVFLDVARGRAGAA, encoded by the coding sequence ATGGCGTCATCCACTCCCGCCCTGCGCGTCACGGGCCTCTCGAAATCCTATGGCGCGACCGTGGCCGTGCATCCGGCGAGCTTCGCGCTTCGCCCGGGCTCGGTGACGGGGCTGCTCGGCGGCAATGGCGCCGGCAAGAGCACCACGATCGGCATGATCATGGGCCTCATCGCGCCCACCGCCGGCTCCATCGAGATCTTCGGGCGCGATTTCTTGCAGGATCGCTACGCTGCGCTCGGGCGCATGAATTTCGAGAGTCCTTATGTGGACATGCCGCATCGTCTCACCGTGCGGCAGAATCTCGACGTGTTCGCGCGGCTCTATGGCGTCGCCGATCCGAAGGCCAAGATCGCCGAGCTGGCGGCGAGCCTGGCGCTCACTGAATTTCTCGATCGGCCGAGCGGACGGCTCTCCGCCGGGCAGAAGACGCGCGTCGCGCTCGCCAAGGCGCTGATCAATGATCCCGAGCTGCTGCTGCTCGACGAGCCGACCGCCTCGCTCGATCCCGACACGGCGGACTGGGTGCGCTCGCGCCTCGAGGAGCATCGACGCAGGCGCAACTGCACGATCCTGCTCGCCTCGCACAATATGGCCGAGGTCGAGCGCCTCTGCGACCGCGTGCTGATGCTGAAAGCCGGTCGGCTCGTCGACGACGCCGCGCCCGCGCAATTGCTCGCCCGCTATGGCCGCAACAATCTCGAAGAGGTGTTCCTCGATGTCGCGCGCGGACGGGCGGGCGCCGCATGA